The following coding sequences are from one Purpureocillium takamizusanense chromosome 14, complete sequence window:
- a CDS encoding uncharacterized protein (SECRETED:SignalP(1-21~SECRETED:cutsite=ADA-AT~SECRETED:prob=0.4093)), with protein MHVNLFLCAAVYIFVRATADAATADKILDARVVQGSSEDEAGKKAAKLNNRDVIAGVC; from the coding sequence ATGCACGTCAACCTATtcctctgcgccgccgtctacATATTTGTTAGGgcgaccgccgacgccgccaccgccgatAAAATCCTCGACGCGAGGGTGGTACAAGGCTCCTCTGAGGATGAAGcggggaagaaggcggcgaaACTCAACAATCGAGATGTGATTGCAGGTGTATGTTAA
- a CDS encoding uncharacterized protein (EggNog:ENOG503P6HW): protein MVGIAGKSKACLDCKRRRVKCDFTAPLCLRCAKAGIRCRGYERPTIWVNRTPAQPDTTALAAIARVRPPRGSCASSRWLHSLCQMRLQLSGAAYDITQVRAQALILLQDIYLPQPHVMEDSGDPTPFSWPKAVCGMTGPSDALDHALLALCAIQVRLSGETSISYDETVRLYNHALGKVIHDLGSNNDETLAAIVVLSTCELFVFSTDQSWRAHAQGISELLRHRGVPDVPSASWRSLCVRLCVICAIARRCSLSLAPQRWRELIGPAQSSASFPRLLDIVAEVPAIMEETHQLLSGGLPQGDFRAHDYSEMLLQNFHKLHDWRQCYQNKVESGSFSYPVLSRLVNPADDAYPDKLFPFSLKFRSITDAVTWVFCSTIMLQILEAVSRLDMLDAKRSHLSLSDAAVQGSIVLASIESYADDLARKLCQSLEYCFGIENGTFGPQGTCSTQWALQDYFRHRGLRRECEWCENIKDMKGPASRCGIDLMRLGYG from the exons ATGGTCGGTATTGCGGGAAAGTCCAAAGCCTGCCTTGACTGCAAGCGGCGTCGCGTCAAG TGTGACTTTACGGCGCCCCTCTGCCTGAGATGCGCCAAAGCCGGAATCCGATGCCGAGGCTACGAGCGGCCGACAATCTGGGTCAACCGCACCCCTGCACAGCCCGATACCActgcccttgccgccatcgcAAGAGTACGGCCCCCGCGAGGATCCTGTGCATCATCAAGATGGCTTCACTCGCTCTGTCAAATGCGGCTCCAACTCTCGGGCGCGGCCTATGACATCACTCAAGTCAGAGCCCAGGCCTTGATCCTTCTGCAGGACATCTacctgccgcagccgcacgTCATGGAAGACAGTGGCGACCCGACGCCGTTTTCGTGGCCCAAGGCTGTCTGCGGCATGACCGGACCGAGCGATGCGCTGGACCACGCACTTCTGGCGCTGTGCGCCATACAGGTACGCCTGTCGGGGGAGACGAGCATTTCCTACGACGAGACTGTGCGGCTGTACAAccacgccctcggcaagGTGATACACGATCTTGGCAGTAACAATGATGAGACGCTGGCCGCAATTGTCGTTCTGTCCACGTGTGAG CTGTTTGTCTTCTCGACGGATCAGAGCTggcgcgcacacgcacagGGTATATCCGAGCTCCTGAGGCATCGTGGCGTGCCAGACGTGCCATCAGCGAGCTGGCGAAGCCTCTGCGTGCGGCTCTGTGTTATATGT GCCATTGCAAGAAGGTGCTCTCTAAGCCTCGCGCCACAGAGGTGGCGAGAGCTCATTGGCCCGGCCCAGTCGTCTGCCTCCTTCCCACGGCTTCTCGACATTGTCGCAGAGGTACCAGCGATCATGGAAGAAACACATCAGCTCCTGTCTGGTGGGCTCCCCCAAGGGGACTTTCGAGCGCATGACTATAGCGAAATGCTCCTCCAGAATTTCCACAAGCTCCATGACTGGCGGCAATGCTACCAAAACAAGGTGGAATCGGGTTCATTCTCATACCCGGTCCTTTCTAGACTGGTTAATCCCGCAGATGATGCTTATCCGGACAAGCTGTTTCCATTCTCGCTCAAGTTCCGATCAATTACTGACGCCGTTACCTGGGTATTCTGCTCTACGATCATGCTTCAGATTCTCGAAGCTGTATCGCGACTTGACATGTTGGATGCCAAAAGGAGCCACTTATCGCTCTCAGATGCCGCTGTGCAGGGCTCAATTGTGTTGGCCTCGATAGAATCGTACGCGGATGACTTGGCACGAAAGTTATGTCAAAGCCTGGAATACTGCTTTGGAATCGAGAATGGCACATTTGGACCTCAAGGCACTTGTTCGACGCAATGGGCTCTACAAGATTATTTCCGTCATCGTGGGCTGCGCCGCGAATGCGAATGGTGCGAGAACATCAAAGACATGAAGGGACCCGCTTCACGCTGCGGAATAGATCTGATGCGTCTTGGTTATGGATAA